A genomic region of Gemmata massiliana contains the following coding sequences:
- a CDS encoding type IV secretory system conjugative DNA transfer family protein, which translates to MFDPAEAPTDGTKPAAPRAAKKPSRARGPVKKSPPPLPEPHAKLPDNGASLFLGWDGTAHKATLGFRSAHFDASDAPALTYGGDGHLLTIAPTGAGKGVGAIIPALLTYPGSVIVTDVKGENYQVTARRRREMGQQVIVLDPFGLVTNKSDKLNPFDLFHIPGSDPESDAEMLAAQLAVGHEFSTDRYWEDTGRGLVSGLIADVATSSPADKRNLCTLRELLYNDDLDYTLAVALDTRKKTMSPLARDEFIAYLAAPSDKTRPCIRTTATTFVKCLGSTAVGRCLERSTFELNDLLHNKPMTIYLVLPPEKLHSHRALLRLWVVTLLTVVMRRSKLPKQRTLFLLDEAAQLGSLDLLPQAVSLLRGYGLQLWTFWQDLSQMMKLYPNNWEALVNNAAVLQAFGVPGHASRNSWRVILGDADAQLASELHPEEMLVAITGQGIARHTRANYLKDKPFAGRFDSNQRFSGLEK; encoded by the coding sequence ATGTTCGACCCGGCCGAAGCACCGACCGATGGCACCAAGCCGGCCGCGCCGCGCGCGGCCAAGAAGCCGTCGCGCGCACGCGGTCCGGTCAAGAAGAGCCCGCCCCCGCTCCCGGAGCCGCACGCGAAGCTCCCGGACAACGGGGCGTCTCTGTTCCTCGGGTGGGACGGCACCGCGCACAAGGCCACGCTCGGGTTCCGCTCCGCACACTTCGATGCGTCGGACGCTCCCGCGCTGACCTACGGCGGCGACGGGCACCTGCTCACGATCGCGCCCACCGGCGCGGGCAAGGGCGTCGGCGCGATCATCCCGGCACTGCTGACCTACCCCGGGTCGGTCATCGTCACCGACGTGAAGGGCGAGAACTACCAGGTCACCGCCCGGCGCCGGCGCGAGATGGGCCAGCAGGTGATCGTCCTCGACCCGTTCGGGCTGGTCACGAACAAGAGCGACAAGCTCAACCCGTTCGACCTGTTCCACATCCCCGGTTCGGACCCGGAATCGGACGCCGAGATGCTCGCCGCGCAGCTCGCGGTGGGCCACGAGTTCAGCACCGACCGGTACTGGGAGGACACGGGCCGCGGGCTGGTGTCCGGCCTCATCGCCGACGTCGCGACCAGCTCCCCGGCGGACAAGCGGAACCTCTGCACGCTCCGCGAGCTGCTCTACAACGACGACCTCGACTACACGCTCGCGGTCGCGCTCGACACGCGCAAGAAGACGATGTCGCCGCTGGCGCGCGACGAGTTCATCGCGTACCTCGCGGCCCCGTCGGACAAGACGCGCCCGTGCATCCGCACCACCGCGACCACGTTCGTAAAGTGTTTGGGCAGCACCGCCGTCGGCCGGTGCCTGGAGCGGTCCACGTTCGAACTGAACGACCTGCTCCACAACAAGCCGATGACGATCTACCTCGTGCTGCCGCCGGAGAAGCTGCACAGCCACCGCGCGCTGCTGCGGCTGTGGGTCGTCACGCTGCTGACGGTCGTGATGCGCCGCTCGAAGCTCCCGAAGCAGCGCACGCTGTTCCTGCTGGACGAAGCGGCGCAACTCGGGTCGCTCGACCTGCTGCCGCAAGCCGTGTCGCTGCTCCGCGGGTACGGGCTGCAGCTCTGGACGTTCTGGCAGGATCTCAGCCAGATGATGAAGCTCTACCCGAACAACTGGGAGGCGCTCGTCAACAACGCGGCCGTGCTCCAGGCGTTCGGCGTGCCGGGCCACGCTTCGCGCAACAGTTGGCGCGTGATCCTCGGCGACGCGGACGCGCAACTCGCCTCCGAACTGCACCCCGAAGAGATGCTCGTCGCGATCACGGGCCAGGGCATCGCCCGGCACACGCGCGCGAACTACCTGAAGGACAAGCCGTTCGCCGGCCGCTTCGACTCCAACCAGCGGTTCTCGGGATTGGAGAAGTGA
- a CDS encoding patatin-like phospholipase family protein: MVRTCAGGLLVTAIGLLVLGPSFGCRHRMIENSPAASGFNTRDLIDSASQTESEELTPVDQLAETAELLRKERQKKLEEQSKKEGGAAVTKPKRTVLCLSGGGSFGAYSAGVLVGWSERGDRPQFDVVTGISTGALIAPFAFLGPKYDPQLKRFYTELESRDLYRLRPLRALVSESFADTSPMAAQIDGFLTPEAMADLAEAHRQGRRLYIGTTEEEGKQFVVWDLGAMAARNGPGDRALMKKVLLGSAAPAGFFPAAKIDVSVNGQVFTERHVDGGVSQSVFFRPPYVAPEQRSDVAARDLAGTKVYVIVAGKLYADPEVIKPWSLAQAGKSVSTLIYAQTRGDLQRLYTICLLTGMDYYVSAIPQGYPAPLSSTEFKPKVMTAMFEEGRRVVGSSEPWRILPPGVGPGESTLSRAGPWLTFQQRGPILPISGRRGISVPPQYPVSDRGSIPAGPLQPPEK; this comes from the coding sequence ATGGTCCGCACGTGTGCCGGCGGGCTTTTGGTTACCGCGATCGGGCTTCTGGTGCTCGGCCCGTCGTTCGGGTGCCGGCACCGGATGATCGAGAACTCACCGGCCGCGTCCGGGTTCAACACGCGCGACCTGATCGACTCCGCGTCCCAGACCGAGTCCGAAGAACTCACACCGGTCGACCAACTCGCTGAAACGGCCGAACTGCTCCGCAAGGAGCGCCAGAAGAAGCTCGAAGAACAGTCCAAGAAAGAGGGCGGCGCGGCGGTCACGAAGCCCAAGCGGACCGTGCTCTGCCTGTCCGGGGGCGGGTCGTTCGGGGCGTACTCGGCGGGCGTGCTGGTCGGGTGGTCCGAGCGCGGCGACCGGCCGCAGTTCGACGTCGTGACCGGCATCAGCACGGGCGCGCTCATCGCGCCGTTCGCGTTCCTGGGGCCGAAGTACGACCCGCAACTGAAGCGCTTCTACACCGAACTGGAGAGCCGCGACCTGTACCGGCTGCGCCCGCTGCGTGCGCTCGTGAGCGAGTCGTTCGCGGACACGTCGCCGATGGCCGCGCAGATCGACGGGTTCCTCACGCCCGAAGCAATGGCGGACCTGGCCGAAGCGCACCGCCAGGGCCGGCGCCTGTACATCGGGACGACCGAAGAAGAGGGCAAACAGTTCGTGGTCTGGGATCTCGGCGCGATGGCCGCGCGGAACGGACCCGGGGACCGCGCGCTGATGAAGAAGGTGCTGCTCGGCTCGGCCGCGCCCGCGGGGTTCTTCCCGGCGGCCAAGATCGACGTTTCCGTGAACGGGCAGGTGTTCACTGAGCGCCACGTGGACGGCGGGGTGTCGCAGTCCGTGTTCTTCCGCCCGCCGTATGTCGCGCCCGAGCAGCGCTCGGACGTGGCCGCACGCGACCTGGCCGGAACGAAGGTGTACGTGATCGTAGCCGGGAAGCTGTACGCCGACCCGGAGGTCATCAAGCCGTGGTCGCTGGCCCAGGCGGGCAAGAGCGTGTCGACACTGATCTACGCCCAGACGCGCGGCGACCTCCAGCGCCTGTACACGATCTGCTTGCTCACCGGGATGGACTACTACGTCTCGGCCATTCCCCAGGGCTACCCGGCGCCGCTCTCGAGCACGGAGTTCAAGCCGAAGGTGATGACGGCGATGTTCGAGGAGGGCCGGCGCGTGGTCGGCTCGTCGGAGCCGTGGCGCATACTACCTCCCGGTGTCGGTCCGGGCGAAAGCACACTGAGCCGGGCCGGACCGTGGCTGACGTTCCAGCAGCGCGGGCCGATTCTGCCGATCAGTGGCCGGAGGGGGATATCGGTTCCGCCGCAGTACCCCGTTTCCGATCGAGGGAGCATTCCGGCCGGTCCGCTGCAACCACCGGAGAAGTAA
- a CDS encoding cytochrome c produces the protein MFRKLIRASLFAAFGMAAVLFAYGSVTASPTADEKLPDISEIMKKGHNKTEGYVAKINGAVKDGKWEDAQKYAKTLAFFGENLGKNKPPKGDAASWKKLTDKYAESTKAAFKATEDKDAKALKAALNINCKACHDAHR, from the coding sequence ATGTTTCGCAAGCTCATTCGGGCGAGCCTGTTCGCCGCCTTCGGAATGGCGGCCGTTTTGTTCGCCTACGGGAGCGTCACCGCGTCCCCGACGGCCGACGAAAAACTGCCCGATATTTCTGAAATCATGAAGAAGGGTCACAACAAGACCGAAGGGTACGTGGCCAAGATCAACGGAGCGGTCAAGGACGGGAAGTGGGAGGACGCCCAGAAGTACGCCAAGACGCTCGCGTTCTTCGGCGAGAACCTGGGCAAGAACAAGCCGCCGAAGGGCGACGCCGCCTCGTGGAAGAAGCTGACCGATAAGTACGCGGAGAGCACCAAGGCCGCGTTCAAGGCGACCGAAGACAAGGACGCCAAGGCGCTGAAGGCCGCGCTCAACATCAACTGCAAGGCCTGCCACGACGCGCACCGCTAA
- the flgG gene encoding flagellar basal-body rod protein FlgG (makes up the distal portion of the flagellar basal body rod; Bradyrhizobium has one thick flagellum and several thin flagella; the Bradyrhizobium protein in this cluster is associated with the thick flagella) has protein sequence MSARVLFPALCLTLGLGYGLGSIQFFAPTIAAPGAAGAATVPAPVAAAEASDEAVVEVRLRLPKGGSAAGVFAKDSPSLPPGTLVNTQKSSDIAIEGDGFFQITLPNGDTAYTRVGNFGVAADGGLVTAQGYRVSPQIKVPPQAVSFCVGSDGTVSVQQAGALNASTVLGQLTLVKFPNPGWMKPGEHGLFRETERSGTPLIGTPGQNGLGFTRQGFRERHSFNYAAALIELVRDLENDAANNGEANKIQVKVKPGKE, from the coding sequence ATGAGCGCCCGAGTTCTCTTCCCGGCCCTGTGCCTGACGCTCGGGCTTGGCTACGGTCTTGGGTCGATTCAGTTCTTTGCGCCGACGATCGCGGCCCCGGGTGCTGCGGGCGCAGCGACAGTACCGGCGCCCGTGGCGGCTGCCGAAGCATCCGATGAGGCCGTTGTCGAGGTCCGGCTGCGATTACCGAAGGGCGGTAGTGCGGCCGGGGTGTTCGCGAAGGACAGTCCCAGCCTTCCGCCGGGAACGCTCGTTAACACGCAGAAATCGTCCGACATCGCGATCGAGGGCGACGGGTTCTTCCAGATCACGCTCCCGAACGGGGACACAGCTTACACCCGCGTGGGGAATTTCGGTGTCGCGGCGGACGGTGGTCTCGTCACGGCCCAGGGGTACCGCGTGTCGCCACAAATCAAGGTTCCGCCGCAAGCCGTGAGCTTCTGCGTGGGTAGCGACGGCACCGTTTCGGTTCAGCAAGCGGGCGCGTTAAACGCCAGCACGGTCTTGGGCCAGTTGACCCTCGTGAAGTTCCCGAACCCGGGCTGGATGAAGCCCGGGGAACACGGACTGTTCCGGGAGACCGAGCGGAGCGGCACCCCGCTGATCGGGACGCCCGGTCAGAACGGACTCGGTTTCACCCGACAGGGGTTCCGCGAGCGGCACTCGTTCAACTACGCGGCCGCTCTGATCGAACTGGTCCGCGACCTGGAGAACGATGCCGCCAACAACGGCGAGGCGAACAAGATTCAGGTGAAAGTGAAGCCGGGCAAGGAGTGA
- a CDS encoding lipid-binding SYLF domain-containing protein codes for MCRYLLAAFTLALFVAPASALPPSNARTLENSEEVLESLSKIPLKGIPAKLLADAQGVAIIPRVIKAGFVFGGRGGHGVVLAKDKDGNWGDPVFIDLGGASVGFQAGVESTDVVLVFRNRKSLDRLLEGKGKLTLGADAAIAAGPVGRMAAAATDGKLEAEIVSYSRSRGLFAGVSLDGAVIHANANSNAMLQQPGRETERKLAENLKAKLMDMSKEKPMLVAPPTLGAPVPVPPAVGGPVPTPAPSSYPPPLTIPLPQRP; via the coding sequence ATGTGTCGCTATTTACTCGCGGCGTTCACCCTCGCCTTGTTCGTGGCGCCGGCTTCTGCGCTCCCGCCAAGTAACGCTCGAACCCTTGAGAACTCCGAAGAAGTTCTCGAAAGCTTGTCCAAGATCCCACTGAAGGGCATTCCCGCCAAGTTGCTGGCCGATGCCCAGGGCGTGGCGATCATCCCGCGCGTCATCAAGGCCGGGTTCGTCTTCGGCGGGCGCGGCGGGCACGGGGTCGTGCTCGCGAAGGACAAGGACGGGAACTGGGGCGACCCGGTGTTCATTGACCTCGGCGGGGCCAGCGTCGGGTTCCAGGCGGGCGTCGAATCGACGGACGTCGTTCTCGTGTTCCGCAACCGCAAGAGCCTCGACCGGCTCCTGGAAGGCAAGGGCAAGTTGACGCTCGGCGCCGACGCCGCGATCGCCGCCGGGCCGGTCGGTCGGATGGCCGCTGCCGCGACGGACGGGAAGCTCGAAGCGGAGATCGTGTCGTACTCGCGGAGCCGCGGGCTGTTCGCCGGTGTGTCGCTCGACGGGGCCGTGATCCACGCGAACGCGAACAGCAACGCGATGCTCCAGCAACCGGGCCGCGAAACCGAACGCAAGCTGGCCGAGAACCTGAAGGCCAAACTGATGGACATGAGCAAGGAAAAGCCGATGCTGGTCGCGCCGCCAACTTTGGGAGCGCCGGTTCCCGTTCCGCCCGCGGTTGGTGGGCCGGTCCCGACGCCGGCCCCCAGTAGCTACCCGCCGCCGCTCACGATCCCGCTTCCCCAACGCCCGTAA
- a CDS encoding lipid-binding SYLF domain-containing protein, translated as MVRYLLGTLAVTVSLSSARAQTLPAAIDVLNTLPPPISLADAHGVAIVPGASTTRSAPGWTGRGVLAKRENGWSEPAFVTLNSGVRTGTGESVDLVLVFRTAESLDRATNKDKKIGPGVTAYARRSGTFAEVSLAGAALTKSFVFPFGSDRKQAAELKSKLTELAARTSAPEAKPASQINWALMAENQDVVLGVLGVMVAWVVAQLKR; from the coding sequence ATGGTTCGCTACTTACTCGGCACGCTCGCCGTTACCGTTTCGCTCTCGTCCGCACGCGCCCAAACGCTCCCGGCCGCGATCGACGTTCTCAACACACTTCCTCCCCCAATCTCACTGGCCGATGCTCACGGTGTCGCGATCGTTCCGGGTGCGAGTACCACACGCAGCGCTCCCGGCTGGACGGGCCGCGGGGTGCTTGCGAAACGCGAGAACGGTTGGAGCGAACCAGCGTTCGTCACGCTCAACAGCGGCGTGCGAACGGGGACCGGTGAATCGGTCGATTTGGTGCTGGTGTTCCGCACGGCCGAGAGCTTGGATCGAGCCACCAACAAAGACAAAAAGATCGGCCCGGGAGTAACCGCTTACGCTCGCCGCAGCGGGACGTTCGCTGAAGTTTCGCTCGCGGGCGCGGCCCTCACCAAAAGCTTCGTCTTCCCGTTCGGCTCGGATCGGAAGCAAGCCGCGGAATTGAAATCGAAGTTGACCGAACTGGCCGCGCGCACGTCCGCGCCCGAAGCGAAGCCCGCTTCGCAGATCAACTGGGCGCTAATGGCGGAAAACCAGGACGTCGTCCTCGGTGTTTTGGGTGTCATGGTCGCGTGGGTCGTGGCGCAGCTCAAGCGTTAA
- a CDS encoding RtcB family protein → MPIDPRLTRLDENRVRVNNPHNVDTTLFANEQVPVESAAVTELIELLALQENVQQVAEAAPDSFDQAPEIVRVAVTPDFHKARGIPVGTVLATRGFVVPQAIGSDINCGMRLHTTTLKSDDISANLDGLETAFRHLYFEGGRNIPMTRSQRHAMFTGGLEAVLDATANLHEGLWPLVRELGAEDQLDRIERRGSLPAGRVFGLSDFMGTDDRLSRDGQIGSIGGGNHFVEIQRVEKVLDGTVAHAWGLKPGTVTIMIHTGSVGVGHLCGGHYRDVVRKIHPEKLKHPANGVFVLPEGARHREHAETFWDALHNAANFAYANRMFLAVMAVAGMREVFGDRVGCDLVYDAPHNFVWKDEVDGEEVVLHRKGATPARGFEAMAGTPFAHYGEPVLVPGSMGASSFVLVGQGNAESMASASHGAGRTLSRGEAMRGFDEEFRKFMEEFRVVTPTDLRRADVRQRPDILGKKLEEIKQEAPFAYKGIGPVVNTLTGAGIARPVVELTPLMTIKG, encoded by the coding sequence GTGCCGATTGATCCGCGACTCACTCGACTCGACGAAAACCGCGTGCGGGTCAACAACCCGCACAACGTCGACACCACGCTGTTCGCCAACGAGCAAGTGCCCGTCGAGTCGGCCGCGGTCACGGAGCTGATCGAGCTGCTGGCGCTGCAAGAGAATGTGCAGCAGGTCGCCGAAGCCGCGCCCGACAGCTTCGACCAAGCTCCCGAGATTGTCCGAGTCGCCGTTACGCCCGACTTCCACAAGGCACGCGGAATCCCGGTCGGCACGGTCCTGGCGACCCGCGGGTTCGTCGTGCCACAGGCCATCGGCAGCGACATCAACTGCGGCATGCGGTTGCACACCACCACGCTCAAGTCGGACGACATTTCGGCGAACTTGGACGGCCTCGAAACCGCGTTCCGGCACCTCTACTTCGAGGGCGGGCGCAACATCCCGATGACGCGCAGCCAGCGCCACGCGATGTTCACCGGCGGGCTCGAAGCCGTGCTCGACGCCACGGCGAACCTCCACGAAGGGCTGTGGCCGCTGGTCCGGGAACTCGGCGCGGAAGACCAACTCGATCGGATCGAACGGCGCGGCAGCCTCCCGGCGGGCCGCGTTTTCGGTTTGTCGGACTTCATGGGCACCGACGACCGCCTGAGCCGCGACGGGCAGATCGGGAGCATCGGCGGGGGTAACCACTTCGTCGAGATCCAGAGGGTCGAGAAAGTGCTCGACGGGACAGTCGCGCACGCCTGGGGGCTGAAGCCCGGCACCGTGACGATCATGATTCACACCGGGTCGGTGGGCGTCGGGCACTTGTGCGGCGGGCACTACCGGGACGTGGTGAGGAAGATCCACCCCGAGAAGCTCAAACACCCGGCCAACGGCGTGTTCGTGCTGCCCGAGGGCGCGCGCCACCGCGAGCACGCCGAGACGTTCTGGGACGCGCTGCACAACGCCGCGAACTTCGCTTACGCCAACCGCATGTTCCTGGCAGTAATGGCGGTGGCCGGGATGCGCGAGGTGTTCGGGGACCGCGTGGGGTGCGACCTGGTGTACGACGCCCCGCACAACTTCGTGTGGAAGGACGAGGTGGATGGCGAGGAAGTGGTGCTGCACCGCAAGGGCGCGACGCCGGCACGCGGGTTTGAAGCGATGGCGGGCACTCCGTTCGCCCACTACGGCGAACCGGTGCTGGTGCCCGGCTCAATGGGCGCGAGTAGCTTCGTACTGGTCGGTCAGGGGAACGCGGAATCGATGGCCAGCGCCAGTCACGGGGCCGGGCGGACGCTCAGCCGCGGTGAAGCGATGCGCGGGTTCGATGAAGAGTTCCGGAAGTTCATGGAAGAGTTCCGGGTCGTGACGCCGACCGACCTGCGCCGCGCGGACGTGCGCCAGCGCCCGGACATCCTGGGCAAGAAGCTGGAAGAGATCAAGCAGGAGGCGCCGTTCGCGTACAAGGGCATCGGCCCGGTCGTGAACACGCTGACAGGTGCCGGAATCGCACGCCCCGTGGTGGAACTCACCCCGCTCATGACGATCAAGGGGTGA
- a CDS encoding sigma-70 family RNA polymerase sigma factor, whose product MSTLAHSHTSFTTYLSELDHTPLLSAAEERDLGTRVLNGDVQARDRMVRANLRLVVNIARGYVGRGLALDDLVSEGNMGLLRAVEGFDPAMSTRFSTYASFWIKQSIKRAIVNTAKTVRLPAYMTELLIKWRRATNKLTDELGRTPTHEEIGIFLGLSKKKMAIIKKAIRVANAGSQADQGEAGWSIEEMLMDPRSDAPGAEMGKTDDLKQVFQFLDKMDTREAAVLRMRFGLNDEPPKTLKEIGECLGLTRERVRQIESEALAKLAEHIGAD is encoded by the coding sequence ATGAGCACTCTCGCACACAGTCACACGTCGTTCACAACGTACCTGAGCGAACTCGACCACACGCCCCTGTTGTCGGCCGCCGAAGAGCGCGACCTCGGTACCCGCGTGCTGAACGGCGACGTCCAGGCCCGGGACCGCATGGTGCGCGCGAACCTGCGGCTCGTGGTCAACATCGCACGCGGGTACGTCGGGCGCGGACTGGCGCTCGACGACCTCGTGTCCGAAGGGAACATGGGACTGCTGCGGGCGGTCGAGGGGTTCGACCCGGCGATGAGCACGCGGTTCAGCACCTACGCGAGCTTCTGGATCAAGCAGAGCATCAAGCGCGCGATCGTGAACACCGCGAAGACGGTGCGGCTCCCGGCGTACATGACGGAACTGCTCATCAAGTGGCGCCGCGCGACCAACAAGTTGACCGACGAACTGGGCCGCACGCCGACGCACGAGGAGATCGGCATCTTCCTGGGGCTGTCGAAGAAGAAGATGGCGATCATCAAGAAGGCGATCCGCGTCGCGAACGCGGGGTCGCAGGCCGATCAGGGGGAGGCCGGGTGGAGCATCGAGGAGATGCTCATGGACCCGCGCTCGGACGCGCCCGGCGCCGAGATGGGGAAGACCGACGACCTCAAGCAGGTGTTCCAGTTCCTCGACAAAATGGACACGCGCGAGGCCGCCGTTCTGCGCATGCGGTTCGGGCTGAACGACGAACCGCCCAAGACGCTCAAGGAGATCGGCGAGTGCCTCGGGCTGACGCGCGAGCGCGTGCGCCAGATCGAGAGCGAGGCGCTCGCGAAACTGGCCGAACACATCGGCGCGGATTGA